The Lacipirellula parvula genome window below encodes:
- a CDS encoding lactate racemase domain-containing protein, whose protein sequence is MVTFRFGLAAQCELPLEDYTLLSATSDEHPLLADPAAAVCNALAAPRGFPPLAAATAPGDVTAIAFAAGIPQANTILRGVVEAMLEAGVSPAMITIVLAERLEDQAAFEQELAAMKAEAVTIQLHDPDDEQGIAMVGVNSAKEPLRLNRTLAEADFVLPVSAQRLPGGTRRDESKFAGLFPQFSNRETAARVRTEAGSESPKVQKRNRTEVDEAGWLLGVQMTVSVVPGADGGVAAVIAGDPDEVVRTGSELTHEIWEKTAGEPGDLVIAAITGDEREQTWDNLARAVSAASAVVTPGGAIAVCCELNEQPRGPLNRLKDAFDFGEVQRELARDESTEAHPAMVLAKALEEGPVYLRSNLPSEVVESLGMTPIESDGELARLAAGRNHCIVIEEAQRLVPLPIVRDEW, encoded by the coding sequence ATGGTGACCTTTCGGTTTGGGTTGGCGGCGCAATGTGAGTTGCCGCTGGAAGATTACACGTTGTTGTCGGCGACGAGCGACGAGCATCCACTGCTCGCCGATCCGGCGGCGGCGGTCTGTAATGCGCTCGCGGCGCCACGCGGGTTTCCGCCGCTGGCTGCCGCCACAGCGCCAGGCGATGTGACGGCGATCGCTTTTGCGGCGGGGATTCCGCAAGCTAATACGATCCTCCGCGGCGTCGTCGAAGCGATGCTCGAAGCGGGCGTCTCGCCGGCGATGATCACGATCGTGCTCGCGGAGCGACTTGAGGATCAAGCGGCCTTCGAGCAAGAGCTGGCCGCGATGAAGGCCGAGGCGGTAACGATCCAGCTTCACGATCCCGACGACGAGCAGGGGATCGCGATGGTCGGCGTGAACTCAGCGAAGGAGCCGCTGCGGCTCAACCGGACGCTTGCTGAGGCTGATTTCGTGCTGCCGGTGTCGGCGCAGCGGCTGCCTGGGGGAACCCGCCGCGATGAGAGCAAGTTCGCTGGGCTCTTCCCGCAGTTCTCCAATCGCGAGACGGCAGCCCGCGTGCGGACGGAAGCGGGCAGCGAATCGCCCAAGGTGCAAAAGCGGAACCGCACCGAAGTCGACGAAGCGGGCTGGCTGCTCGGCGTGCAGATGACCGTGAGCGTAGTGCCGGGCGCCGACGGCGGAGTTGCCGCGGTGATTGCCGGCGATCCCGATGAAGTTGTGCGCACGGGAAGCGAACTAACGCACGAGATTTGGGAGAAGACCGCCGGCGAACCGGGCGACCTCGTGATCGCCGCGATCACCGGCGACGAGCGCGAGCAGACGTGGGACAACCTGGCTCGCGCTGTGAGCGCCGCGAGTGCCGTGGTGACGCCGGGCGGAGCGATTGCCGTTTGCTGCGAGCTGAATGAACAGCCTAGGGGGCCGCTCAATCGATTGAAGGATGCATTCGACTTCGGCGAGGTGCAGCGCGAGCTTGCGCGGGACGAATCGACCGAAGCCCATCCGGCGATGGTGCTTGCCAAGGCGCTCGAAGAGGGGCCCGTGTACCTGCGGAGCAACTTGCCGAGCGAGGTGGTCGAGTCGCTGGGGATGACGCCGATCGAGAGCGATGGCGAGCTGGCTCGGCTCGCGGCGGGGCGGAATCATTGCATTGTGATTGAAGAGGCGCAGCGGCTGGTGCCGCTGCCGATTGTGCGGGATGAGTGGTGA
- a CDS encoding YgfZ/GcvT domain-containing protein, protein MNETLQHEYAAAIAGAGLVRLRDWSTVWASGGDRASFLHNMCTNDVKRLTPGDGCEAFFTDVKGKIHSHGFLLAGDNAIQIVAVPGTAERLMPQLDRYIIREDVTLADESAELTWLLAFGERAGEIAAVALGAGAAAGLDAAWSHRSVDVAGAAVTVVRCELLWTGGFLLGCSPAAIAALEGRWTAAGGTLGGEELWQTVRIESAWPMWGVDFDATNLPQEVSRDAQAISFRKGCYLGQETVARLDALGHVNKQLVAVAFAEGDVPPAGTELSHNDQPAGRVTSSCWSLRVAKPQAIAMVKRGAAAAGSTLQWSGGAGSVAGS, encoded by the coding sequence ATGAACGAAACGCTACAGCACGAATACGCAGCCGCCATTGCCGGCGCGGGCTTAGTGCGCCTGCGCGACTGGTCGACCGTGTGGGCCAGCGGTGGCGATCGGGCGTCGTTTCTCCACAATATGTGCACGAACGACGTGAAGCGGCTCACGCCCGGCGACGGGTGCGAGGCGTTCTTCACCGATGTGAAGGGAAAGATCCACTCCCACGGCTTTCTGTTGGCGGGCGACAACGCGATTCAGATCGTCGCGGTGCCGGGCACGGCGGAGCGGCTCATGCCGCAGCTTGATCGGTACATCATTCGTGAAGATGTGACGCTTGCCGACGAGTCGGCGGAGCTGACGTGGCTGTTGGCGTTTGGCGAGCGGGCGGGGGAAATCGCGGCCGTGGCGCTCGGCGCGGGCGCTGCCGCGGGGCTAGATGCGGCTTGGTCGCATCGGTCGGTCGACGTGGCGGGCGCTGCTGTGACCGTCGTGCGGTGTGAGTTGCTGTGGACTGGCGGATTCTTGCTGGGGTGTTCACCCGCAGCGATTGCCGCGTTGGAAGGGCGGTGGACCGCAGCGGGCGGGACGCTTGGCGGCGAAGAGCTGTGGCAAACCGTGCGCATCGAATCGGCTTGGCCGATGTGGGGCGTCGACTTCGACGCCACGAATTTGCCGCAGGAGGTTTCCCGCGACGCTCAGGCGATCAGCTTTCGCAAAGGATGTTACCTGGGGCAGGAGACGGTCGCGCGGCTCGATGCGCTTGGGCATGTGAACAAGCAACTCGTGGCGGTCGCCTTTGCGGAAGGTGACGTGCCGCCGGCGGGGACGGAACTCTCGCACAACGACCAACCGGCGGGGCGGGTGACGAGCAGCTGCTGGTCGTTGCGGGTCGCAAAGCCGCAAGCGATTGCTATGGTCAAACGGGGGGCCGCCGCAGCGGGCTCTACGCTTCAATGGAGCGGCGGCGCTGGAAGCGTGGCGGGTAGCTGA
- a CDS encoding rhodanese-like domain-containing protein — protein MLPRLTLAALLLALVVPAARAIEFTEDSLKEVKQAIDEKKAKLVDVRTKKEWDKGHVAGAIFLPVTSLTDELDEKQLAKALPKKGSYYIHCAVGIRATRAAEYLEERGYEVKVLKPGYQQLIEAGFRKAEEKPAKTPPTPAPSN, from the coding sequence ATGCTCCCCCGCCTGACGCTCGCCGCCTTGCTGCTCGCCCTCGTCGTGCCCGCGGCCCGCGCGATCGAGTTCACCGAAGACTCCCTCAAAGAAGTCAAACAGGCGATCGACGAGAAGAAAGCGAAACTCGTCGACGTCCGCACCAAGAAAGAATGGGACAAGGGCCACGTCGCCGGCGCGATCTTCCTGCCCGTCACGTCGCTCACCGACGAGTTGGACGAGAAGCAACTCGCCAAAGCGCTCCCCAAGAAGGGCAGCTACTACATCCACTGCGCCGTCGGCATCCGCGCCACCCGCGCCGCCGAGTACCTCGAAGAGCGAGGCTACGAAGTCAAAGTCCTCAAACCGGGCTACCAGCAACTCATCGAAGCCGGCTTTAGGAAAGCGGAAGAGAAGCCCGCCAAGACGCCCCCAACGCCCGCCCCCAGCAACTGA
- a CDS encoding DUF1598 domain-containing protein has protein sequence MRTIWRSAGTCALLAAAWLTACGERGALAQQAAPLPGGNLPGANQGANRAGGNQGQAVNGFVGAGNIFAPGNGANGGAASADFDSLIDLITSTVDVESWQENGTGQGEIQPFPNGVYADADGALLVRAGGERAALAAVRAHGVPRSQPAAKTLGIEAVVEAKAIAERHFTETAEAARQSSPLRYVSLSKLEAAIAQRQERHQPLEPAMLSLAGLQRVSFVLVYPETGDLVLAGPAGNWAGASTGGLVSVETGRPIVRLDDLLTLWRRQRTEKSAAFGCSIVPRQEALANTQAFLDASAAKPLEPSGRRKWLEELRSTLGIQDVEYYNIDEGSRIATLLLAADYHMKLIGMGLADGVPGVKSYLATVRNGADGSPPPMAVLRWWFSMPASTVEASDAHDAFALPERCLCVLSENEMLAARGQRVHTGQSDDLNRKFAESFTQEFAALSAKYSVYGELERVFELALALAVIQREGLTEKVGWTPTLLLDEQRLRLPSSPAPAAVETVINHRIIGGRQIIAGVSGGVWGDGGKTLQVSVATSDRATALASVKKPIQKAAAGGGAQPEQIAWWWD, from the coding sequence ATGCGAACGATCTGGCGATCGGCGGGAACCTGTGCGCTGCTGGCGGCTGCTTGGCTGACTGCCTGCGGCGAACGTGGCGCTCTGGCCCAGCAGGCGGCGCCGCTGCCGGGGGGGAATCTTCCCGGGGCGAACCAAGGCGCCAACCGGGCGGGCGGCAATCAAGGGCAGGCGGTCAACGGTTTCGTTGGCGCCGGCAATATCTTCGCTCCGGGCAACGGCGCCAACGGCGGGGCCGCATCGGCCGACTTCGATTCGCTCATCGATCTCATCACCTCCACCGTCGACGTTGAGAGTTGGCAAGAGAATGGAACGGGGCAGGGGGAGATCCAGCCGTTTCCGAATGGCGTGTACGCCGACGCCGATGGAGCACTGTTAGTTCGTGCCGGAGGGGAACGCGCGGCGCTCGCTGCGGTTCGCGCGCATGGAGTTCCGCGCTCCCAGCCCGCAGCGAAGACGCTCGGAATTGAGGCGGTCGTCGAGGCGAAAGCGATCGCAGAGCGTCACTTCACGGAGACTGCTGAGGCTGCACGGCAATCGAGCCCGCTGCGTTACGTTTCGCTCTCGAAGCTCGAGGCGGCGATCGCCCAGCGGCAGGAGCGGCATCAACCACTCGAACCGGCGATGCTCTCGCTGGCCGGCCTGCAGCGCGTGAGTTTTGTGCTTGTGTACCCGGAGACGGGGGATCTGGTCCTCGCAGGCCCGGCGGGCAATTGGGCTGGCGCTTCAACGGGCGGGCTCGTTTCGGTCGAGACCGGTCGGCCGATTGTGCGGCTCGACGATTTGCTCACGCTCTGGCGGCGGCAGCGGACGGAAAAGTCGGCGGCGTTCGGCTGTTCGATCGTGCCGCGGCAAGAGGCGCTGGCGAACACGCAGGCGTTCCTAGACGCCTCCGCTGCGAAGCCGCTGGAGCCGAGCGGTCGGCGGAAGTGGCTTGAAGAGCTGCGCAGCACGCTCGGTATTCAAGACGTCGAATACTATAACATCGACGAAGGTTCGCGGATCGCGACGCTGCTGCTGGCGGCCGACTATCACATGAAGCTGATCGGCATGGGCCTCGCCGACGGCGTGCCGGGGGTGAAGAGCTATCTCGCCACGGTGCGAAATGGCGCCGATGGTTCGCCGCCGCCGATGGCGGTGCTACGGTGGTGGTTCTCGATGCCCGCGTCGACCGTCGAGGCGAGCGACGCGCATGATGCATTCGCGCTACCGGAGCGGTGTCTGTGCGTGCTCAGCGAAAACGAGATGCTGGCCGCTCGCGGACAGCGGGTGCATACGGGGCAGTCGGACGATCTCAATCGGAAGTTTGCTGAGTCGTTCACGCAGGAATTCGCGGCGTTGTCCGCGAAGTACTCCGTGTATGGCGAACTGGAGCGGGTATTTGAACTAGCGCTCGCGCTCGCGGTCATCCAACGCGAGGGGCTGACGGAGAAGGTTGGTTGGACGCCGACGCTGTTGCTTGACGAGCAACGGCTGCGGTTGCCGAGTTCGCCCGCGCCGGCGGCGGTGGAGACGGTGATCAATCACCGCATCATCGGCGGCCGGCAAATCATCGCCGGCGTCAGCGGTGGCGTGTGGGGCGACGGCGGCAAGACGTTGCAAGTATCCGTCGCGACAAGCGACCGCGCCACCGCACTGGCATCAGTCAAAAAACCGATTCAAAAAGCCGCCGCCGGTGGCGGCGCTCAGCCCGAGCAGATCGCATGGTGGTGGGATTGA
- a CDS encoding DedA family protein codes for MRVYYLTVFSRHAVETPRGTVLATLLHPGSYLGIFLLMVLTGCGMPVPEEVFIVGAGVLSAQGELRPEFAFAATLLGALVGDAVMYGIGYRFGSLLHRYPKLSKLFGADREATFERAVERHGFKVLLMARFMVGVRGPVYLAAGAVRMPFFKFLLWDLVCATLVVGLFFGLAFFFGEEIVDFITDAELGFTLVVLTVAAVVAFVALRRHRRRLLEKVIVSAGEAPTAAEVAIEEAAGTEEPGEQKREAS; via the coding sequence GTGCGGGTATACTACCTCACCGTCTTCAGCCGCCATGCCGTCGAAACTCCGCGAGGCACAGTGCTTGCGACGCTCCTCCATCCCGGCAGCTACCTGGGCATCTTCCTATTGATGGTGCTCACCGGGTGCGGAATGCCCGTCCCGGAAGAGGTGTTTATTGTTGGGGCCGGCGTGCTGAGCGCTCAGGGCGAACTACGGCCTGAATTCGCGTTCGCCGCCACGCTGCTCGGCGCCCTCGTCGGCGACGCAGTGATGTACGGCATCGGCTATCGATTTGGCAGCCTGCTCCATCGCTATCCGAAGCTGTCGAAACTCTTTGGCGCCGACCGCGAAGCCACCTTCGAACGCGCGGTCGAGCGGCACGGCTTCAAAGTGCTGTTGATGGCCCGCTTCATGGTCGGCGTTCGCGGACCGGTCTATCTCGCCGCCGGCGCCGTGCGGATGCCGTTTTTCAAGTTCCTGCTGTGGGACCTTGTCTGCGCGACGCTGGTCGTCGGGCTGTTCTTCGGGCTCGCGTTTTTCTTCGGCGAAGAGATCGTCGACTTCATCACCGACGCCGAACTTGGCTTCACGCTCGTGGTGCTGACAGTGGCCGCGGTCGTTGCCTTCGTAGCATTGCGTCGACATCGCCGGCGGTTGCTGGAGAAGGTGATCGTCTCCGCCGGCGAAGCGCCCACGGCGGCGGAAGTGGCGATCGAAGAGGCAGCGGGAACAGAGGAGCCGGGCGAGCAGAAGCGTGAAGCTTCGTAG
- a CDS encoding FAD:protein FMN transferase, whose amino-acid sequence MPNEKPTSRRDFLRGNSLGRSLLNAARGFADKAVDSLDQKKLAQAGGPAAPGNPTQVRHRSSSDNARIQTSRHAMACEFAIEYHAADGADAAAAALEGLDLVERLEDQLSVYRDHTEVAEINRMAADRAVEVEQRLFALLELCEWIHASTHGAFDITTGPLSKIWGFHKREGRLPEQDEIDAAMLAVGFDNLQFDNINHSILFRRPGVEINFNSIGKGYALDRVAELMSERGLDDYLTHGGRSSVLARGRDRSGDTAGWTVAVPHPHEREQSLGEIVLRNEALGTSGAGTQFFELEGRRFGHLIDPRTGWPANGVYTATALAATAAEADALATAFYILGPAGASEYCASHPEVGAVLVCPRDDDPASLEFDVHTFNLHHGRWLPAGTA is encoded by the coding sequence ATGCCCAACGAGAAACCGACCTCCCGACGCGACTTCCTCCGCGGCAACAGCCTCGGCCGCTCGCTCCTCAACGCTGCGCGGGGCTTCGCCGACAAGGCGGTCGACTCGCTCGATCAAAAGAAATTGGCGCAAGCGGGCGGCCCCGCGGCGCCCGGCAATCCGACGCAAGTCCGCCACCGCTCGTCCTCCGACAACGCCCGCATCCAGACGAGCCGTCACGCGATGGCGTGCGAGTTTGCCATCGAGTACCACGCCGCCGATGGCGCCGACGCCGCAGCCGCCGCTCTCGAAGGGCTCGACCTCGTCGAACGGCTCGAAGACCAACTCTCGGTTTACCGCGACCACACTGAGGTCGCCGAGATCAATCGCATGGCCGCCGATCGCGCGGTCGAGGTCGAACAGCGGCTCTTCGCGCTGCTTGAGCTTTGCGAGTGGATCCACGCCAGCACGCACGGGGCGTTCGACATCACGACCGGCCCGCTCTCGAAAATCTGGGGCTTCCACAAACGCGAAGGCCGCTTGCCGGAGCAAGATGAAATCGACGCCGCGATGCTGGCCGTCGGCTTCGACAACTTGCAATTCGACAATATCAACCACTCGATTCTCTTCCGCCGCCCAGGCGTCGAAATTAACTTCAACTCGATCGGCAAAGGGTACGCGCTCGATCGCGTCGCGGAGTTGATGTCGGAGCGGGGCCTCGACGACTACCTTACGCACGGCGGCCGTAGCAGCGTCCTCGCCCGCGGCCGCGATCGCAGCGGCGATACGGCGGGTTGGACCGTCGCCGTTCCCCACCCGCACGAGCGCGAACAATCGCTCGGCGAAATCGTGCTGCGGAACGAAGCCCTCGGCACCTCGGGCGCCGGCACGCAGTTTTTTGAACTCGAAGGCCGCCGCTTCGGCCACCTCATCGACCCTCGCACCGGCTGGCCAGCCAACGGCGTCTACACGGCCACCGCGCTCGCCGCCACGGCCGCTGAGGCCGACGCCCTAGCGACCGCGTTCTACATCCTCGGCCCCGCCGGCGCGTCGGAGTATTGCGCCTCGCATCCCGAGGTTGGCGCCGTGCTCGTCTGCCCGCGCGACGACGATCCCGCGAGCTTGGAATTCGACGTGCACACGTTCAACCTCCACCACGGCCGCTGGCTGCCTGCTGGCACGGCGTAG
- a CDS encoding phosphoglucosamine mutase, with translation MSAELIISVSGLRGIVDETLTDDVARRYAAAFAAELPAGPVVIGRDGRASGARFARVIGETLASLGEGREVIDAGVAATPTVGVLVRDLRAAGGVQISASHNPPQYNGIKLFSSAGRVIPAAAGQRVLDRYRATVAAAQRPAGATTAAVSPLADPITAHLRLIEQICNVPRIHSKRFRVLLDANHGSGSVLGKVLLEHLGCETIILGPTPDGAFAHTPEPTEANLAGVLKDVVERQAAIGFCQDPDADRLAIIDELGRYIGEEKTPALCVDHVLRSGLRGPIVTNCSTSRMSEDLAAKYGVPFFRSKVGEANVVDKMLEVGALLGAEGNGGIIDPRVGLVRDSFVGMALVLDAMAARDLPVSALADELPAYAIHKSTIAVPSAAIPAALEKLATVFPNATADRLDGLRLDWPNGAWLLVRPSNTEPIVRAIAEAPTMEEARELCERSARAITP, from the coding sequence ATGTCGGCTGAGTTGATCATTAGCGTTTCGGGATTGCGTGGGATCGTCGACGAGACGCTGACCGATGACGTGGCTCGGCGCTATGCGGCCGCGTTCGCCGCAGAGTTGCCGGCTGGGCCGGTTGTCATCGGCCGCGATGGCCGGGCGTCGGGGGCGCGGTTCGCGCGGGTGATTGGCGAAACGCTCGCCTCGCTCGGCGAAGGTCGCGAGGTGATCGACGCCGGCGTCGCCGCGACGCCGACCGTCGGCGTGCTGGTGCGCGACCTGCGTGCGGCCGGCGGCGTGCAGATTTCCGCGAGCCACAACCCGCCCCAGTACAACGGCATCAAACTCTTCAGCAGCGCCGGCCGCGTCATCCCCGCCGCCGCCGGCCAGCGCGTCTTAGACCGCTACCGAGCCACTGTAGCCGCCGCTCAACGACCGGCCGGAGCGACTACCGCCGCCGTCTCCCCCCTCGCCGACCCAATCACCGCCCACCTCCGCCTCATCGAACAAATCTGCAATGTCCCCCGCATCCACAGCAAACGCTTCCGCGTGCTGCTCGACGCCAACCACGGCTCGGGAAGCGTCCTCGGCAAGGTGCTGCTCGAACATCTCGGCTGCGAAACGATCATCCTCGGCCCCACGCCCGACGGCGCGTTCGCCCACACGCCGGAACCGACCGAAGCGAACCTCGCCGGCGTGCTAAAGGACGTCGTCGAGCGGCAAGCGGCGATCGGCTTCTGCCAAGACCCCGACGCCGACCGGCTGGCGATTATCGACGAGCTCGGCCGCTACATCGGCGAAGAAAAAACGCCGGCCCTGTGTGTCGATCATGTACTACGCAGCGGCTTGCGCGGGCCAATCGTGACGAACTGCTCCACCAGCCGGATGAGCGAAGACCTTGCGGCGAAGTATGGCGTGCCGTTCTTCCGCTCGAAGGTGGGGGAAGCGAACGTCGTCGACAAGATGCTGGAGGTCGGCGCCCTGCTCGGCGCCGAGGGGAACGGCGGCATCATCGATCCCCGCGTCGGGCTGGTTCGCGACAGCTTCGTCGGCATGGCGCTCGTGCTCGACGCGATGGCGGCCCGCGATCTGCCGGTGAGTGCGCTCGCCGACGAACTGCCAGCCTACGCGATTCACAAGTCGACGATCGCCGTACCGAGCGCCGCGATTCCGGCCGCTCTCGAAAAACTGGCGACGGTCTTTCCAAACGCGACCGCCGACCGCCTCGACGGCTTGCGCCTCGACTGGCCGAACGGGGCCTGGCTGCTCGTGCGGCCGAGCAATACCGAACCGATCGTCCGCGCGATCGCGGAGGCGCCCACGATGGAGGAAGCCCGCGAGTTGTGCGAACGCTCAGCGCGAGCGATTACGCCGTGA
- a CDS encoding DUF6688 family protein, with protein sequence MPSAPHKPRNASGCGSVYTAEASWLGRYVFLVYFAEALNEPLQNAPLILVALLAIIPIAVGLGIVLALFGGLFLEIAKAFGWLKIVTASALLGLLLAALIAFGDSESGAMLAFVILFVAAPGPIFAALAYSFAAYQVALPNGRYRFRISHLLAGTGWAAGHLAAWRKSMDLAIEAYSKLPTDPPQCYVCTAAAQGHCRFVRSHRVVAFDGRSMPVNEQLQTLKAAELAIAIAAPRLHRRLRRLYNRIGPPLARRLKNPWLADAAYLSLKPAEWLARFVLRRALRIGAEQVRRLYKSPRR encoded by the coding sequence ATGCCTTCCGCCCCGCACAAGCCGCGGAACGCTTCTGGGTGCGGATCGGTCTATACGGCGGAAGCCTCTTGGCTTGGCAGGTATGTGTTCCTGGTCTACTTCGCCGAGGCGCTGAATGAGCCGCTCCAGAACGCGCCACTAATCCTGGTCGCTTTGCTGGCAATCATTCCCATCGCCGTGGGGCTGGGAATTGTGCTCGCACTATTCGGCGGACTGTTCCTGGAAATCGCGAAAGCGTTTGGCTGGCTGAAAATCGTCACGGCCTCCGCGCTCCTTGGATTGCTGCTCGCAGCGCTCATCGCCTTCGGCGACTCCGAATCGGGCGCCATGCTCGCTTTCGTGATCCTATTTGTCGCCGCGCCCGGCCCCATTTTCGCCGCTCTCGCCTATTCGTTCGCCGCCTATCAGGTCGCCTTGCCGAACGGCCGCTATCGGTTTCGCATCAGCCATTTGCTCGCCGGCACCGGCTGGGCGGCTGGGCATCTCGCCGCTTGGCGGAAGTCGATGGACCTGGCGATCGAAGCCTACAGCAAGCTCCCGACCGATCCGCCTCAATGCTACGTCTGCACCGCGGCAGCGCAAGGACATTGCCGTTTCGTGCGAAGCCACCGCGTCGTCGCGTTCGACGGCCGCTCGATGCCGGTGAACGAGCAACTCCAAACGCTCAAAGCCGCGGAGCTCGCCATCGCAATCGCAGCGCCGCGATTGCATCGTCGGCTGCGCCGACTCTACAATCGCATCGGCCCGCCGCTGGCCCGGCGGCTCAAGAATCCATGGCTAGCCGACGCGGCCTATCTATCGTTGAAGCCCGCCGAGTGGTTGGCGCGATTCGTGCTTCGCAGAGCGCTCCGCATCGGTGCGGAGCAAGTCCGCCGACTCTACAAGTCGCCACGCCGCTAG
- the mtaB gene encoding tRNA (N(6)-L-threonylcarbamoyladenosine(37)-C(2))-methylthiotransferase MtaB, which produces MKLKTVTLGCKVNQYETEFVREGLLGIGYEDALDEQSADLCIVNTCTVTNEGDSKSRQVIRRLARDNPDSKIVVMGCYATRAPEEVAALPNVSEVVTDKRELPDLLGRFGVIDVPTGISGFARRHRAYVKVQDGCMLRCSFCIIPYVRPNLASRPAAHIADEVRRLVDAGHREVVLTGIHLGHYGVDWNRTLPKAEWTRLSHLVRSLAEVPGDFRVRMSSIEATEVTRELIDVMAEYPDKVTPHLHISMQSGSDGVLRRMRRRWGAKRFVDRCGLLKERLDRPAITTDIIVGFPGETDAEFAETVDVCHQVGFSKIHMFPFSPRRGTPAAEMGEQISKQTKHDRGVELARVEAELRDKYFASLEGMPLRVLVESPLTEENPNQQRAEGFIPSVPQHIGTSCRYAPVAIPADRAPIGEFVDVIAGPAAAGRINSACGVLQQ; this is translated from the coding sequence ATGAAACTTAAGACAGTGACGCTGGGCTGCAAAGTCAACCAATACGAAACCGAGTTCGTCCGCGAGGGGCTGCTCGGCATCGGCTACGAAGATGCGCTCGACGAGCAGTCGGCCGACCTCTGCATCGTCAACACCTGCACGGTCACCAATGAAGGCGACTCGAAAAGCCGCCAAGTGATCCGCCGGCTGGCACGCGACAATCCTGACTCGAAGATCGTGGTGATGGGGTGCTACGCCACCCGCGCTCCGGAAGAGGTCGCGGCGCTACCCAATGTCTCGGAAGTCGTCACCGACAAGCGGGAACTCCCCGACTTGCTCGGCCGCTTCGGCGTCATCGACGTTCCCACTGGCATCAGCGGGTTCGCCCGCCGTCATCGGGCCTACGTGAAGGTGCAAGATGGCTGCATGCTCCGCTGCAGCTTTTGCATCATTCCTTACGTGCGGCCGAATCTTGCCAGCCGCCCCGCCGCCCACATCGCCGACGAAGTCCGCCGGCTCGTCGACGCCGGCCATCGCGAGGTCGTCCTCACCGGCATCCATCTCGGCCACTACGGCGTTGATTGGAACCGGACGCTGCCGAAAGCGGAATGGACACGGCTTTCGCACCTCGTGCGTTCGCTAGCGGAAGTCCCCGGCGACTTCCGCGTTCGCATGTCGAGCATCGAAGCGACCGAGGTCACGCGCGAGCTGATCGACGTAATGGCCGAGTATCCCGACAAGGTCACGCCGCATCTGCACATCTCGATGCAATCGGGCAGCGACGGCGTCCTCCGCCGGATGCGCCGCCGCTGGGGCGCTAAGCGGTTCGTCGACCGCTGCGGTCTGCTGAAAGAACGCCTCGATCGCCCGGCAATCACCACCGACATCATCGTCGGCTTCCCAGGCGAAACCGACGCCGAGTTTGCCGAAACGGTCGACGTCTGCCACCAAGTCGGCTTCTCGAAGATCCATATGTTCCCGTTCAGCCCCCGCCGCGGCACGCCGGCGGCCGAGATGGGCGAGCAGATTTCGAAGCAAACCAAACACGACCGCGGCGTCGAACTCGCTCGCGTCGAGGCGGAACTCCGCGACAAATACTTCGCATCGCTAGAAGGCATGCCCCTCCGCGTCCTAGTAGAATCCCCCCTCACGGAAGAGAATCCCAACCAACAGCGAGCCGAGGGGTTCATCCCCTCGGTCCCCCAGCACATCGGCACCTCCTGCCGCTACGCCCCCGTCGCCATCCCCGCCGACCGCGCCCCCATCGGAGAGTTTGTCGATGTCATCGCCGGACCCGCCGCCGCTGGACGCATCAACTCCGCTTGCGGGGTCCTCCAGCAGTGA
- a CDS encoding ATP-dependent Clp protease adaptor ClpS — MSMFSDPDDETVVVVAPKKQTTPDREHRRQPRYNVLLWDSDGHTFDYVEKMLRELFGHEKQQCEEIAKSVDADGKAVVLTTTMEHAELKRDQIHAYGKDNMEGSKGSMWSTIEPVE, encoded by the coding sequence ATGTCGATGTTCTCCGATCCTGACGACGAAACGGTCGTGGTCGTGGCGCCGAAGAAGCAAACCACCCCCGACCGCGAACACCGCCGCCAGCCCCGCTACAACGTCCTCCTGTGGGACAGCGACGGCCACACGTTCGACTACGTCGAGAAGATGCTCCGCGAACTGTTCGGCCACGAAAAGCAGCAGTGCGAGGAGATCGCCAAGTCGGTCGACGCCGACGGCAAAGCGGTCGTGCTGACGACCACGATGGAACACGCCGAACTGAAGCGGGATCAGATTCACGCCTACGGCAAAGACAATATGGAAGGCAGCAAGGGTTCGATGTGGAGCACCATCGAGCCGGTGGAATAG